The following proteins are encoded in a genomic region of Actinomadura sp. NAK00032:
- a CDS encoding exonuclease SbcCD subunit D has product MRILHTSDWHLGRSFHREDLLAAQAAFVDHLVETAAAEDVDCVLVSGDVYDRALPAVDAVKLCDEALVRLAEHARVVLIAGNHDSARRLGFGSALIDAAGVHVRTDFAAVGEPVLIGDAAVYGIPYLEPELVRHPWELDERSHAAALTEAMRRVRADAAGRRERSVVLAHAFVTGGESSESERDISVGGSSQVSASVFDGVDYAALGHLHGAWRITDRVRYSGSPLAYSFSEERHVKGSWLLDVTEGGVAGEFVEAPVPRRLARLRGRLDDLLADPSYDAFEDRWLQITLTDPRRPSAAMERLRRRFPHALVLGFEPAGGGEGTARTWSERVRERSELDVARDFVAEVTDGPATPAERDLLHEAFEACRRKEALT; this is encoded by the coding sequence ATGCGAATCCTGCACACCTCCGACTGGCATCTCGGCAGATCGTTCCACCGGGAGGACCTGCTGGCCGCGCAGGCCGCGTTCGTCGACCACCTGGTCGAGACCGCCGCGGCGGAGGACGTCGACTGCGTGCTGGTCTCGGGCGACGTCTACGACCGGGCGCTGCCCGCCGTCGACGCCGTGAAGCTGTGCGACGAGGCGCTGGTGCGGCTCGCCGAGCACGCCCGGGTGGTGCTCATCGCCGGCAACCACGACTCCGCGCGCCGGCTCGGTTTCGGGTCCGCGCTGATCGACGCCGCGGGCGTGCACGTCCGCACCGACTTCGCCGCCGTGGGCGAGCCCGTCCTCATCGGCGACGCCGCCGTCTACGGCATCCCGTACCTGGAGCCCGAACTCGTCCGCCACCCCTGGGAGCTGGACGAGCGCAGCCACGCCGCCGCGCTGACCGAGGCCATGCGCCGCGTCCGCGCCGACGCGGCGGGCCGCCGCGAGCGCTCGGTCGTGCTGGCGCACGCGTTCGTGACGGGCGGCGAGTCCAGCGAGAGTGAGCGCGACATCTCCGTCGGCGGATCCTCGCAGGTGTCGGCGTCGGTGTTCGACGGCGTCGACTACGCGGCGCTCGGCCACCTGCACGGCGCCTGGCGCATCACCGACCGCGTCCGGTACTCGGGGTCGCCGCTCGCGTACTCCTTCTCCGAGGAGAGGCACGTCAAGGGCTCCTGGCTGCTCGACGTCACCGAGGGCGGGGTGGCCGGGGAGTTCGTGGAGGCGCCGGTCCCGCGCCGCCTCGCGCGGCTGCGCGGCCGGCTCGACGACCTGCTCGCCGACCCCTCCTACGACGCGTTCGAAGACCGCTGGCTGCAGATCACGCTGACCGACCCGCGCCGCCCGTCCGCCGCGATGGAGCGGCTGCGCCGCCGCTTCCCGCACGCGCTCGTCCTCGGCTTCGAGCCCGCGGGCGGCGGGGAGGGCACCGCCCGCACCTGGTCCGAGCGCGTCCGCGAGCGCTCCGAGCTCGACGTCGCCCGCGACTTCGTCGCCGAGGTCACCGACGGCCCCGCGACGCCCGCCGAGCGCGACCTGCTGCACGAGGCGTTCGAGGCCTGCCGCCGCAAGGAGGCGCTGACGTGA
- a CDS encoding dihydrofolate reductase family protein — protein sequence MSDRPYVLLSCAMSADGYIDDATPERLRLSSPADFDRVDAVRADCDAILVGAGTVRADDPKLLIRSAARRERRVARGLPADPVKVTLTWSGDLDPGARFFTTGESPKLVYAPPAAAGELAPRLAGLAEVVPAGDPLDLPAVLADLAGRGVRRLMVEGGGGVHTLFLTADAVDELQLVVAPFFIGDPAAPRFVRSGVFPQSPERPMRLAEVTRIGDLALLRYRAGGPRG from the coding sequence GTGAGTGATCGTCCCTACGTGCTGCTGAGCTGCGCCATGTCCGCGGACGGCTATATCGACGACGCGACGCCGGAGCGGCTGCGGCTGTCCAGCCCGGCCGACTTCGACCGGGTCGACGCGGTGCGCGCGGACTGCGACGCCATCCTGGTCGGCGCCGGGACCGTGCGGGCCGACGACCCGAAGCTGCTGATCCGCTCCGCCGCGCGCCGGGAGCGGCGCGTCGCGCGCGGGCTGCCCGCCGACCCGGTGAAGGTGACGCTGACCTGGAGCGGCGACCTGGATCCCGGCGCCCGGTTCTTCACGACGGGCGAGTCGCCGAAGCTCGTGTACGCCCCGCCGGCCGCGGCCGGGGAGCTGGCGCCGCGGCTGGCGGGGCTGGCCGAGGTCGTCCCCGCCGGCGACCCGCTCGACCTGCCGGCGGTGCTCGCCGACCTCGCGGGGCGGGGCGTCCGGCGGCTCATGGTCGAGGGCGGCGGCGGGGTGCACACGCTGTTCCTCACCGCCGACGCCGTGGACGAGCTGCAGCTGGTCGTCGCGCCGTTCTTCATCGGCGACCCGGCCGCGCCGCGCTTCGTCCGCTCCGGGGTGTTCCCGCAGTCGCCGGAGCGTCCGATGCGGCTGGCGGAGGTCACCCGGATCGGCGACCTGGCCCTGCTGCGCTACCGGGCCGGAGGCCCGCGTGGATGA
- a CDS encoding deaminase — protein MDEHAWLALACDLAALCPPSETAFSVGAVIVGADGRELARGFSRERDPHDHAEEAALAKTPGRLDGATVYSSLEPCGHRASRPRPCAELIIASGAARVVFAWREPQLFAAGTGAELLEAAGVAVVELPGLAARAREPNRHLLDGE, from the coding sequence GTGGATGAGCACGCCTGGCTGGCGCTGGCCTGCGACCTGGCCGCGCTGTGCCCGCCGTCCGAGACGGCGTTCTCCGTCGGCGCGGTCATCGTCGGCGCGGACGGCCGGGAGCTGGCGCGCGGGTTCTCCCGCGAGCGGGACCCGCACGACCACGCCGAGGAGGCCGCGCTCGCCAAGACGCCCGGCCGGCTGGACGGGGCGACCGTCTACAGCTCGCTCGAACCGTGCGGGCACCGCGCGTCCCGGCCCCGCCCCTGCGCCGAGCTGATCATCGCCTCGGGCGCGGCGCGGGTCGTGTTCGCCTGGCGCGAGCCGCAGCTGTTCGCCGCCGGGACGGGCGCGGAGCTGCTGGAGGCGGCGGGCGTCGCGGTGGTCGAGCTGCCCGGCCTCGCCGCGCGCGCCCGCGAACCCAACCGGCATCTCCTGGACGGCGAGTGA
- a CDS encoding aldehyde dehydrogenase, which yields MREHDRLFIGGEWAAPAGTATIDVISPHTEEVIGRVPEGTEGDIDAAVAAARRAFDEGPWPRMTPAERAEIVGRLSAIYAERQQQMADLCTAQMGSPIMFSVFGQAAIPQMVLQYYVDLAATYTWEEERQGMLGPVTVTQEPVGVVAAIVPWNVPQFTLMLKLAPALIAGCTVVAKPSPETPLDGYLLAEWIKEAGIPDGVVNIVPAGREVGAYLVAHPDVDKVSFTGSTAAGRKIGAVCGEQLKRCTLELGGKSAAIVLDDADLAATVEGFKLASLMNNGEACAAQTRILASRRRYDEVADALATMVGGLAVGDPADYGTEIGPLVAKRQQERVENYIRIGQDEGAKLITGGLNRPHDRGWYVAPTVFGDVGNDMRIAREEIFGPVLVLIPYEDEDDAVRIANDSDYGLGGSVWTSDVGHGVEVARRIRTGSCGVNMYTLDPNTPFGGYKNSGMGRELGPEGLHAYLEHKSIPHPAPSA from the coding sequence ATGCGCGAGCACGATCGGCTGTTCATCGGCGGCGAGTGGGCCGCCCCGGCCGGCACCGCCACGATCGACGTCATCTCCCCGCACACCGAGGAGGTCATCGGGCGGGTGCCCGAGGGCACCGAGGGCGACATCGACGCGGCGGTGGCGGCGGCACGGCGCGCCTTCGACGAGGGCCCCTGGCCGCGGATGACGCCCGCCGAGCGCGCCGAGATCGTCGGCCGGCTGTCGGCGATCTACGCCGAGCGGCAGCAGCAGATGGCCGACCTCTGCACCGCCCAGATGGGCTCGCCGATCATGTTCTCGGTGTTCGGCCAGGCCGCCATCCCGCAGATGGTCCTGCAGTACTACGTGGACCTCGCCGCCACCTACACCTGGGAGGAGGAGCGGCAGGGCATGCTCGGGCCGGTCACGGTCACCCAGGAGCCGGTCGGCGTGGTCGCGGCGATCGTGCCGTGGAACGTCCCGCAGTTCACGCTGATGCTCAAGCTCGCGCCCGCGCTGATCGCCGGGTGCACGGTGGTGGCGAAGCCGTCCCCGGAGACGCCGCTCGACGGCTACCTGCTCGCCGAGTGGATCAAGGAGGCGGGCATCCCGGACGGCGTGGTGAACATCGTCCCGGCCGGGCGCGAGGTCGGCGCCTACCTGGTCGCCCACCCCGACGTCGACAAGGTCTCCTTCACCGGCTCCACCGCCGCCGGGCGCAAGATCGGTGCGGTGTGCGGCGAGCAGCTCAAGCGCTGCACCCTCGAACTCGGCGGCAAGTCCGCCGCGATCGTGCTGGACGACGCCGACCTCGCCGCCACCGTCGAGGGCTTCAAGCTGGCCTCGCTGATGAACAACGGCGAGGCGTGCGCCGCGCAGACCCGCATCCTCGCGTCCCGCCGCCGCTACGACGAGGTCGCCGACGCGCTCGCGACCATGGTCGGCGGGCTCGCCGTCGGCGACCCCGCCGACTACGGCACCGAGATCGGGCCGCTGGTCGCCAAGCGGCAGCAGGAGCGGGTGGAGAACTACATCCGGATCGGCCAGGACGAGGGCGCCAAGCTGATCACCGGCGGGCTGAACCGGCCGCACGACCGGGGCTGGTACGTCGCCCCGACCGTGTTCGGCGACGTCGGCAACGACATGCGCATCGCCCGCGAGGAGATCTTCGGGCCGGTGCTCGTCCTCATCCCCTACGAGGACGAGGACGACGCCGTCCGCATCGCCAACGACAGCGACTACGGCCTCGGCGGCTCGGTCTGGACGTCCGACGTCGGCCACGGCGTCGAGGTCGCCCGCCGCATCCGCACCGGCAGCTGCGGCGTCAACATGTACACCCTCGACCCGAACACCCCGTTCGGCGGGTACAAGAACAGCGGCATGGGCCGCGAGCTGGGCCCGGAGGGGCTGCACGCCTACCTGGAGCACAAGTCCATCCCGCACCCCGCCCCGTCCGCCTGA
- a CDS encoding peptidoglycan-binding protein, translating to MGGRAHADLDAPVHPHVGRRLAPLGRLGVPGPHRARPLSTGRPHPEGLAKHPVTGLAPATTYHYGLEADGILLTDPLARGRVTTPPPDGEEAGFRFWFGGDRRTNPDHPVYDAILARDPMFGLFLGDLGYDDPQPEEVTRYLWHTSPAQPRFSRFVRECPTLYTYDQHDFCGNGSWSGSANAAVAHRYAREYPATYPLPATGLYCTWRIGRYRFVQLDTRTLRSDPALPDGSDKTYIAGIPGLAGRMVWLSADMHTLAADDGSHSPNGSVQLVGAALGQTGFEGVGGLYFNPGSWNRGWRIAADGAYGPRSESVCRSFQAEKGLAVDGIVGPATWRAAWEAPIT from the coding sequence GTGGGTGGCCGCGCCCACGCCGACCTCGATGCGCCTGTCCACCCGCACGTCGGACGTCGCCTCGCTCCGCTGGGCCGTCTCGGCGTCCCTGGACCTCACCGCGCCCGTCCACTCAGCACCGGTCGTCCCCACCCCGAGGGCCTTGCCAAGCACCCGGTCACCGGCCTGGCACCCGCCACGACCTACCACTACGGCCTGGAGGCGGACGGCATCCTGCTGACCGACCCGCTCGCCCGCGGCCGCGTCACCACCCCGCCACCGGACGGAGAGGAGGCGGGGTTCCGGTTCTGGTTCGGCGGCGACCGCCGCACGAACCCCGACCACCCGGTCTACGACGCGATCCTCGCCCGCGACCCGATGTTCGGGCTGTTCCTGGGCGACCTCGGCTACGACGACCCGCAGCCGGAGGAGGTCACCCGGTACCTGTGGCACACATCCCCGGCGCAGCCCCGCTTCTCCCGCTTTGTCCGCGAGTGCCCGACCCTCTACACCTACGACCAGCACGACTTCTGCGGTAACGGCTCGTGGTCGGGTTCCGCGAACGCGGCCGTGGCCCACCGCTACGCCCGTGAGTACCCGGCCACCTACCCGCTGCCGGCCACCGGCCTCTACTGCACGTGGCGGATCGGCCGCTACCGCTTCGTCCAGCTGGACACCCGGACGCTTCGCAGCGACCCGGCGCTGCCGGACGGGTCGGACAAGACCTACATCGCGGGCATCCCCGGACTGGCCGGCCGGATGGTGTGGCTGTCGGCCGACATGCACACCCTCGCCGCCGACGACGGCTCGCACAGCCCGAACGGCTCCGTCCAGCTGGTGGGCGCGGCCCTCGGCCAGACCGGTTTCGAGGGCGTCGGCGGCCTGTACTTCAACCCCGGATCCTGGAACCGCGGCTGGCGCATCGCGGCGGACGGCGCGTACGGGCCGAGGTCGGAGTCGGTCTGCCGGTCGTTCCAGGCCGAGAAGGGCCTGGCCGTGGACGGGATCGTCGGGCCGGCGACGTGGCGGGCGGCCTGGGAGGCCCCGATCACCTGA
- a CDS encoding chromosome partitioning protein ParA produces the protein MTAGTEPMMAARDTENVVGDRTLVAVQAVNISRLSTHPVPTVPGTLIVVAGQGPKDSNGAGKSSFIAAITALLGDEQWRFASGARAVAELLFNAELAAQGDSQWASADHGYIIGVFDHPEPAEDGSAVTVWLRVNADAPHLEIRWRQGVYLASAPSEADRVALADRLWASLPRSAGRRDLLAKDLTRVLYGGQVRCVSFLSTSVRSKVATNLLSQPLNEISPERIFSAIAALTGLDRELEAERRSRAEEHRERAKAAEAAERLAGWERDAASLLKTFDRHDRARDEVAAALRHWRTRRARLLVDAAEADAAHAAEQERLGREGAELAEAAKAAEREIEQLTGGALDAQVQEAQAALAELKGQAGKLSADKAVARGRMDDLRRQVSALEERQREADGRDADTARAELKEAEARRDEAQQEYGMAKGAVARAERALAEAEAGQSSAPEQIRALAAGGIAAVGLLDAVELAEDVRERWEAALWPYREAVVVTADDLDGAVAALAGLPGSMIVPAGGDGLPEGVRCEQALGRFFGALDGDGTGTVVIGGFAEPVTGRVARVQAARTALEAAAGALEGARQATADAAADVALADRRLSGARAAEELDDVRERMAELREGLEELAGGEARLGPRLGSAEQTLRRLQAKADTRALEIDRLRGRKEARERERGGIRRASSELAEKRAALGLDALEKDWGGSRDAAAEWLSGLDEDEATWTPAEWWHTAEKHLSEALRRVFPDGPSDEDMPEEIRFLLRERAEGEGRRTDREQATFARLAQALEGHLRRQEDYERHQRRQIEVQLSARRADLDKAQKGATEAAGAAEAHRTALTAAIRTRLQRVAEEFEKLDVAYGGYGATLEFPTPEQPGDPEQEWRWRVTPKWRRSDGQRYVPYNRRANTALMDEKAVKLVCAAALASSGGGRLCLVLDELGRNLGKEHRKEAVALFRKIGETHGITVIGALQDDMEPYAIDACGQYVKLRRSSDTMPYNEPPVVVGYDEHEPRVRMLADQITASRAVPAPAPVPDERKSG, from the coding sequence ATGACGGCCGGGACCGAACCGATGATGGCCGCGCGCGACACCGAGAACGTGGTCGGCGACCGGACGCTCGTGGCCGTGCAGGCGGTGAACATCTCGCGGCTGTCGACGCATCCGGTGCCGACCGTGCCGGGGACGCTGATCGTGGTGGCCGGGCAGGGGCCGAAGGACTCCAACGGCGCGGGCAAGTCGTCGTTCATCGCGGCCATCACGGCGCTGCTCGGCGACGAGCAGTGGCGGTTCGCGTCGGGCGCGCGGGCGGTCGCGGAGCTGCTGTTCAACGCGGAGCTGGCGGCGCAGGGCGACAGCCAGTGGGCGAGCGCCGACCACGGGTACATCATCGGCGTGTTCGACCACCCCGAGCCGGCGGAGGACGGTTCGGCGGTGACCGTGTGGCTGCGGGTCAACGCGGACGCGCCGCACCTGGAGATCCGGTGGCGGCAGGGCGTGTACCTGGCGTCGGCGCCGTCCGAGGCCGACCGGGTGGCGCTCGCCGACCGGCTGTGGGCGAGCCTGCCCCGCAGCGCCGGGCGCCGCGACCTGCTCGCCAAGGACCTGACCCGCGTCCTGTACGGGGGGCAGGTCCGGTGCGTGTCGTTCCTGTCGACGTCGGTGCGGTCGAAGGTCGCGACGAACCTGCTGTCGCAGCCGCTGAACGAGATCAGCCCGGAGCGGATCTTCAGCGCGATCGCGGCGCTGACGGGGCTGGACCGGGAGCTGGAGGCCGAGCGCAGGTCCCGCGCCGAGGAGCACCGGGAGCGCGCCAAGGCGGCGGAGGCCGCCGAGCGGCTCGCCGGGTGGGAGCGGGACGCGGCGAGCCTGCTGAAGACGTTCGACCGGCACGACCGCGCGCGCGACGAGGTGGCGGCGGCGCTGCGGCACTGGCGGACGCGGCGGGCGCGGCTGCTGGTGGACGCGGCGGAGGCCGACGCCGCGCACGCGGCCGAGCAGGAGCGGCTGGGCCGGGAGGGCGCGGAGCTGGCGGAGGCGGCGAAGGCCGCGGAGCGGGAGATCGAGCAGCTCACCGGCGGCGCGCTGGACGCGCAGGTCCAGGAGGCGCAGGCGGCGCTCGCCGAGCTGAAGGGGCAGGCCGGCAAGCTGAGCGCGGACAAGGCCGTCGCCCGGGGCCGGATGGACGACCTGCGCCGGCAGGTGTCGGCGCTTGAGGAGCGGCAGCGGGAGGCCGACGGCCGGGACGCCGACACCGCCCGCGCCGAGCTGAAGGAGGCCGAGGCGCGCCGCGACGAGGCCCAGCAGGAGTACGGGATGGCCAAGGGCGCCGTCGCGCGCGCGGAGCGCGCCCTGGCCGAGGCCGAGGCGGGGCAGAGCAGCGCCCCGGAGCAGATCCGCGCGCTGGCGGCGGGCGGCATCGCGGCGGTCGGCCTGCTGGACGCGGTCGAGCTGGCCGAGGACGTCCGGGAGCGCTGGGAGGCCGCGCTGTGGCCGTACCGGGAGGCCGTCGTCGTCACGGCGGACGACCTGGACGGCGCCGTCGCGGCCCTCGCCGGGCTGCCCGGCTCCATGATCGTCCCGGCGGGCGGCGACGGGCTGCCGGAGGGTGTGCGCTGCGAGCAGGCGCTGGGGCGGTTCTTCGGCGCGCTCGACGGCGACGGCACCGGCACGGTCGTCATCGGCGGCTTCGCCGAGCCCGTCACCGGCCGCGTCGCCCGCGTCCAGGCGGCCCGGACGGCGCTGGAGGCCGCGGCCGGGGCGCTGGAAGGTGCGCGGCAGGCCACGGCCGACGCCGCCGCCGACGTGGCGCTCGCCGACCGTCGGCTGAGCGGCGCGCGCGCGGCGGAGGAGCTGGACGACGTCCGCGAGCGCATGGCGGAGCTGCGGGAGGGCCTTGAGGAGCTGGCGGGCGGGGAGGCGCGGCTGGGCCCGCGGCTCGGGTCGGCGGAGCAGACCCTCAGGCGGCTCCAGGCGAAGGCCGACACGCGCGCGCTGGAGATCGACCGGCTGCGGGGGCGCAAGGAGGCCCGGGAGAGGGAGCGCGGCGGGATCCGCCGGGCGTCGTCCGAGCTGGCCGAAAAGCGCGCCGCGCTCGGCCTGGACGCCCTGGAGAAGGACTGGGGCGGCTCCCGCGACGCCGCCGCCGAATGGCTGTCGGGCCTGGACGAGGACGAGGCCACCTGGACGCCCGCCGAGTGGTGGCACACCGCCGAGAAGCACCTGTCGGAGGCGCTGCGCCGCGTGTTCCCGGACGGGCCGTCCGACGAGGACATGCCGGAGGAGATCCGGTTCCTGCTGCGCGAGCGCGCCGAGGGCGAGGGCCGCCGCACCGACCGCGAGCAGGCCACGTTCGCCCGCCTCGCGCAGGCCCTTGAGGGGCATCTGCGCAGGCAGGAGGACTACGAGCGGCACCAGCGGCGGCAGATCGAGGTGCAGCTGTCGGCACGCCGCGCCGACCTGGACAAGGCGCAGAAGGGCGCGACGGAGGCGGCGGGCGCCGCGGAGGCGCACCGCACCGCGCTGACCGCCGCGATCCGCACCCGGCTCCAGCGGGTCGCGGAGGAGTTCGAGAAGCTGGACGTCGCCTACGGCGGCTACGGCGCGACGCTGGAGTTCCCGACGCCGGAGCAGCCGGGCGACCCGGAGCAGGAGTGGCGGTGGCGGGTCACGCCGAAGTGGCGCCGCTCGGACGGGCAGCGGTACGTCCCCTACAACCGGCGCGCCAACACCGCGCTGATGGACGAGAAGGCCGTCAAGCTGGTGTGCGCGGCGGCGCTCGCCAGCTCCGGCGGCGGGCGGCTCTGCCTGGTCCTGGACGAGCTGGGCCGCAACCTGGGCAAGGAGCACCGCAAGGAGGCCGTCGCGCTGTTCCGCAAGATCGGCGAGACGCACGGCATCACGGTCATCGGCGCGCTGCAGGACGACATGGAGCCGTACGCGATCGACGCGTGCGGCCAGTACGTGAAGCTGCGCCGCTCGTCCGACACGATGCCCTACAACGAGCCGCCGGTCGTCGTCGGCTACGACGAGCACGAGCCCCGCGTCCGGATGCTCGCCGACCAGATCACCGCCTCCCGCGCCGTGCCCGCGCCAGCGCCCGTGCCCGACGAGCGGAAAAGCGGGTGA